A region of the Vibrio chagasii genome:
TCAGTAACGGCATCAAACATCTGTTGAGCACTATCGACATCGACGCGAGTCACTTTGTCTGGTGTAGCGAGTGACACAGGGCCGCTCACTAAAGTGACCGTTGCGCCTTGTTTAGCTGCGGCTTCAGCTAACGCGTAGCCCATTTTACCTGAGCTATGGTTGGTGATGTAACGTACAGGGTCAATGGCTTCACGAGTTGGCCCTGCAGTAATAAGTACAGAGCGGCCAGCAAGTGGTTTAGGTTGGAAGAAGTCTTCACAGCGGTGCACAAGCTGCATTGGCTCTAACATGCGGCCCATGCCTACATCACCACACGCTTGTTCGCCAGCCGCTGGCCCCCAAATCTCACAACCACGACGTTTTAGCGTCGCGATGTTCTCTTGAGTGGCAGGGTGGCTATACATTTGTTGGTTCATCGCCGGTGATACCGCAACAGGTGCATCGGTCGCTAAAACCAAAGTGGTCAGTAGGTCATTACCCATGCCTGCAGTCATGCGTGCAATAAGATCGGCAGTCGCCGGTGCTAACAATACTAAATCAGCCCATTTTGCGAGTTCGATGTGACCCATTGAAGCTTCAGCAGCAGGATCAAGCAAACTATCAGACACTGGCCTTCCCGAGACCGCCTGCATGGTCAGTGGAGTGATGAACTCTTTGGCTGCATTGGTCATAACGACCTGCACTTGTGCCCCACGTTCAACCAAACGTCGAGTCAGCTCGGCACATTTGTAAGCAGCGATACCACCACTAATACCAAGAAGAATTTTTTTCCCTGCTAGGCCTTGTTGGTCAGCGTTACTCAGTGGATTAACCTGTGTTTGCATGATTCTGTTCCTTAATTTTTCTGCGACTTACGATATCAGAACAAAGGATGAGTGCCTAGAAGCAGAACTTGAACAGACTTGACGCTCATCAAATTGGCGTTATCAAACTTATCAATTACACGTTTTTGTTAGTGACTCGGCTGGCTTTATCTCTATTAAAGGATCTCTGGATACTAGCTAGTTACGCTGAGGGGTTATGTTCATAAGCAATGGATTTGCTCTTCTATGCCGATAAATAAAATGCCAGCTGAATCAATGCCAAGAGAGAAACTACTGACTCGAGGGCCTGATTCTTTGAGTGATGCAGAGCTGCTAGCCATCTTTCTCCGAACGGGCACGCAAGGAATGAACGTTCTAGAGCTGGCAGATAAGCTGCTCAAGGACTTTGGCTCACTTAGACACCTGTTTTCAGCAACACAAGCTGAGTTTTGTACTCATAAAGGGATGGGGCAAGCGAAGTATGTTCAATTGCAAGCCGTACTGGAAATGACGCAGCGTTACCTCGCGGAGACCTTATCTCGAGGCGATGCTCTGACCAGCCCGAGCCATACTAAGCTTTATCTGTCGAGTATGTTGCGCGACCGCCAGCGAGAAGCCTTCTATATATTGTTTCTTGATAATCAAAATAGGGTGATAAAGGATGAAGTGATGTTTGAGGGGACGATTGATGCTGCATCGGTTTACCCCAGAGAGGTCGTTAAACGGGCACTTCATCATAATGCTGCCGCCCTCATATTGGCACATAATCACCCTTCGGGTATCGCAGAGCCGAGCCAAGCTGACAGGCGAATAACTTGCCGATTGACCGATGCCTTGGCGCTGGTGGACATTCGAATTCTCGACCATTTTGTTGTCGGAGACGGTGAAGTTGTCTCTTTTGCTGAGCGCGGATGGATTTGAATCACATTTTAGGTTGTTAACTACGTTAAATCTGCTATCATTCCGCCCACATTTTTAGACCTAAAATCAGCTCTGATTACTCAAGCAAGCTGCGCTGCACAAAAAAAGATCACGAAATCCGCAAAAAGGATCTGTTCGGGTCTTGAGCAATGCGTGTCAAGTTAGTATAATGCGCGACCTTTGATAGCCTTGTATGGATTTTCCATAACGGTTTTTACCTTCTATTTTAATTGATAGAGAGGTTCGGCCACCAAGGTTGATATCGAGCTGAAACGATTGGAGAAGACATTCATGTCCCGAGTATGCCAAGTAACTGGTAAGCGTCCAGTAACGGGTAACAACCGTTCACACGCACGCAATGCTACTAAGCGCCGTTTTCTGCCGAACCTACAAACTCATCGTTTCTGGGTAGAGAGCGAAAAACGTTTTGTTAAACTACGTCTAACTGCTAAAGGCATGCGTATCATTGATAAGAAAGGCATCGATGCTGTTCTTGTTGATATTCGTGCACGTGGCGAAAACGTTTAAGAGGAATTAAGCAATGGCTAAAGGCATTCGTGAGAAAATTCGTCTAGTATCTTCTGCAGGTACTGGTCACTTCTACACAACTGATAAGAACAAGCGTAACATGCCAGGCAAATTTGAGATCAAAAAGTTTGATCCAGTAGTTCGCCAACACGTTATGTACAAAGAAGCGAAAATCAAGTAATTGATGCTTTTTTGGCTCTTCTTCAGTAGAAGAAAGAATTGAAAAACCCAGCTTAATCGCTGGGTTTTTTTATGCTTAAAATTTGGTGACCTCACGTACCTTTTAGTTTTTATAAGGATCTAGCCGGTACAAATAGCAACATAGAAAGTATCGCCACTTTCACGATATACTGAAGACTCAATAGGTTAGATGGCAGAATCAGATGAGATATCGTGGACGCAGGTGGAACAACATACTCATGTTAAGCGTGATCGCTTTTATTGGGGTGCTCAACCTTCCTACTTTGATCAAAGCGTATCTTATCGAGCCAGAACCTGAGCAACAGGTTAGTAGCCCCTATCCCTATCTGTTAAATCCTGGAGCAGAGCTTCAAGCGTTGCACTTTGCTAAGTGGTCATTGGTACTCGAAGATGGCCAGTGGAGCTATCAATTGAAAGGTTCCGCCCCAGCTCAAAGCATTAGCGCTCAAGAACGCTCTCAACGCTGGCAGCAGCTTGTTGGTACCGAGGTTGATTCGCAAACCTATACTGACCTTGCTTCTCAGCTTACTACCCCACACACCATAGAAGTGTGGTATCAAGACCAAGAAGAGCCGCAACGTATTACTTACTATCAGCTGCCAGAGTTTTGGTTACTAAAAAATTGGAATGATCAGTGGTTGGCGGTGTCTATTGAAGAGAGCTACCTGTTTCCAAGTCTTAGCTCAGAGAATCCCTAAAATCGGACGATTAGATTATGCCTGAATTACCCGAAGTCGAAGTAAGCCGTATGGGGATCTCGCCTCATTTAGTCGGCGAGACCATTAAGACACTGACCTTTCGTACGCCAAAGCTGCGCTGGGATATCCCACAAGAGCTTAAAAAGCTAGAAGGGCAGGTGATTCGTGCGATCTCACGTCGTGCTAAGTATCTGTTGATTGAAACTGATACAGGAACTGCAATTGTTCATCTTGGAATGTCGGGATCACTGCGCGTATTAGATGCCGATTTCCCAGCAGCAAAGCACGATCACGTGGATCTCAAGCTCACTAACGGCAAAGTACTGCGCTATAACGATCCGCGTCGTTTTGGTGCTTGGTTGTGGTCAGCACCTGATGAAGTCCACGCTGTGTTGCTTGGCTCTGGCCCTGAGCCGTTAACGGATTACTTTAACGCTGACTATATCGCTGAAAAAGCAGAAAAGCGTAAAGTCGCGGTTAAGCAGTTCATCATGGACAACAAAGTGGTGGTCGGTGTCGGGAATATCTATGCTAATGAAGCTTTGTTCTCTGCAAAAATCCACCCGTTACGATCAGCAAACAAAGTAACCAAAGCAGAATGGATCTTGTTAACCGATGAGATCAAACAAGTGCTCGCGACGGCTATCAAGCAAGGTGGTACTACGTTGAAAGATTTTTCTCAGGCTGACGGTAAACCAGGCTACTTCGCACAAGAGCTGCAAGTGTATGGTAAAGCAGGTGAAAAATGCCCAAGCTGCGAAGCGCTGATTCAAGAGCTAAAAATCGGACAACGTAATACGTTTTATTGCGAAGAGTGCCAAGTATAGAAAATCTGAACTCGTGTTCACTTTTTATTGCTAGTCGGTAGGCTAGCGAGTGGCTACAATTGTACTAATTATATGAATTGAGAATAGTAGAATGAAATATTTAGTAACTGGCGTTGCTGGTTTTATTGGCTCTGCAGTGTCAGAGCGACTATGTGCGGCAGGGCATGAGGTTATTGGTATCGATAACCTAAATGACTACTACGAAGTCTCTCTGAAACACGACCGCCTTAAGCGAATCGAACATGAAAACCTTACCTTTATCGAGCTTGATCTCGCTGATAGAGAGGGTATCGCTGAGCTTTTCGCACAGCAAAAATTTGACCGTGTGATTCACTTAGCGGCACAAGCTGGCGTTCGTTACTCAATCGATAACCCAATGGCTTATGCGGACAGCAACCTTGTTGGTCACTTAGCGATTTTGGAAGGCTGCCGTCATAACAAGGTCGAGCACTTAGTTTATGCTTCTTCAAGCTCGGTATATGGCCTGAACCAGAAAATGCCATTCCACACGGCAGACAGCGTTGACCACCCGATTTCATTGTACGCAGCGACTAAGAAGTCGAATGAGCTGATGGCGCATACCTATTCTCATCTATACGATGTGCCGACAACAGGTCTACGCTTCTTTACGGTTTACGGCCCTTGGAGCCGTCCTGATATGGCGATGTTTAAGTTTGCGAACTTAATCGTGGCGGGTAAAGAGATCGACATTTACAACAACGGCGACATGATGCGTGACTTCACTTATATCGATGATATCGTTGAAGGCATTATTCGTGTACAAGACCGAGTTCCAGAAAAACAGCCAGATTGGACCGTAGAGCAAGGTTCACCAGCAACCAGCTCAGCACCATACCGTGTATTCAACATCGGTCATGGTAGTCCAGTTAAATTGATGGATTACGTTGAAGCATTAGAAACGGCTTTAGGTATTGAAGCGAAGAAGAACTTCATGCCAATACAACCTGGTGATGTGTACGCAACCTACGCCGATACTGAAGATCTGTTTGAAGCAGTAGGCTACAAGCCACAAGTAAAAATCCAAGAAGGTGCCAAAGCATTCGCGGATTGGTATAAAGATTACTACTCGTTGTAAGTCTCAGTCCTTCTAACAAAAAAATAGCGCTCAATGAGCGCTATTTTTGTTTTTGAATACAGGATTATTCCACTGTTTTCAGCTTGATTTCATCTGCAACTTTCTGTGGCACAAACTGACTTATGTCCCCACCGTGTATCGCGACTTCACGAACAATAGTCGAAGATAGGAAAGCATACTCTTCCGAAGGGGTTAGGAACACGCTTTCCAGGCCGGGCAGGAGCTTGCGGTACATGCTAGTGAGACCGAACTCGTACTCAAAATCCATAGTTGTTCTTAGACCACGAACCAATACGTTAGCTTTCTGTTGCTTGGCAAAATCGACAAGCAAACCAGAAAAGCCTTCAACAGATACATTAGGCAAGTGAGACACGGCATCACGTAACAGTTCTACTCGTTCATCTAGCTTAAACATGGTCTTTTTACTTGGGCTCGCGGCGACACCGACGGTGATATGATCAAACATGCTTGCAGCACGGACGATGATATCGAGGTGACCATTGGTTACCGGATCGAAAGTGCCTGGGTAGATAACGTGTGTGGTCATATTAGCTGTCCTTGCTTGGTGTTTTAATCGAGTTTATAGCTTTGTCTAATGTCTGTTTTACCATGTCGAGCGTGATGTCTTTCATTAAATCACCGCCTTTTGCTCGAGTTCCCCATGGAAGGTCTTTAACCGGTTTCCCTTGTTGCGCCTCTACGTGCTGTTGATAAACACTGACCACAATATCAAGGTCATTGTAGGGGCCTGTTCTTCGAGGATCACTGTGTGCGTATAACCCGATGACAGGTGTTGATTGTGTCGTCGCCAGATGTGCTGGGCCGGTATCTGGTGCGATTACCACGGTCGCATACTTGAGTACTGCGGTGAGCTGTTTTAGGTTAGTTTTACCAATTAAGTTGATAACTGGAGATTGGCATAACGCTTCGATGTCTTTACCAAGGTTTACTTCTCGTGGAGCAGGAGAGCCACACAGCACCACTTGCATCCCTTTTTCTACTGCATAATCGGCAATAGCGGCATATCGTTCAGTTAACCAGTTACGTGAATCTTTACTTGCTGCAGGAGAGATAACTAAGGTTTGTTTCCCAGCCATGGTGTCGATGGCTAGTTGTTCGTCTTCCGGCGTTAAAGGAATATCCCACAGGGGTTTATCGAAGGGTACACCAATGTAGCGAGCAAATTCGGCAAAGTTATCTAACACATGAAACTTATCTGAAATAGGCAGGTGGCGGTTAGTAAAGAGTGATTGCATTTCACGAGTACGGTTTTTGCCAAATCCTACCTTATACTTCGCCTTTATTCCCCAGGAAAGTACGCTGGCTCTGAGTGCGGCTTGCATGTGTAGCAGTGCATCAAATTTTCTATCTGACAATTGGCGCCAGAGTTCACGCATTCCTTTGAAGCCTTGTTTCTTATCGAAAACAACGACTTCAATACCTGGCAGGTCGCCGATCAGCATGGCTTCTATTTTTCCGGTTATCCAGGTAATTTTCGTTTCAGGCCACTGCTTCTGGATGGCTTGAACCACAGAAATAGCATGACAAACATCGCCAATCGCGGATAGGCGAAGTATGCAAAGAGATTGAGGTGCAGTTGAGAACAGTGACATAAAGAGCCCGAAAAAGTGAATAACATCAGAATTATGCAGATACTCGCATTAGTTGTAAAATAGCAATGACGAAAAGCGACCCAAAGGCCTCATAGATGGAAACTATTAACACTAAGAACCAAATAATTTGGTATGACCCTGAACTTCTGGCACAAGTGCCGGAGGGTGAGATGGTTCAGATCTTTGAGGCTGAATACTGGCAGCAACGTGATGCTATTTCAGGGAGTGCACAGGGGCGTGGTACCACCTGGTTTATTCAACTTGATGGAATGCAAGCCGCGTTGCGTCACTATCGTCGTGGTGGGCTATTTGGCAAACTCGTTGAAGATCAATATAGATTCTCTGATTGGGAAAGTACGCGCTGCGCGATGGAGCTTAATGTGCTTAACGTATTGGCTAACGCTGGCGTTAATGTACCTAGGCCAGTTGCGGCTCGGGCGACGAAAAGCGGGCTATTTTATCGTGCAGATCTGATGTCAGAGCGGATTCCCAATGCGAAAGATCTGGTTGATGTCTTGGTAGCTAATCCGATAGGTGCGGACATTTATCAAAAAATTGGTCAAGAGATACGTAAAATGCACGATGCTGGCGTTAATCACACTGATCTTAACATTCACAATATCCTGCTTGATGATTCACAAAAGGTGTGGATTATTGACTTTGACAAGTGTGGCCAGCAAGCGGGTGATGACTGGAAAGAAGGTAACTTGAATCGCTTAAAGCGCTCATTCCTAAAAGAAGTAAACAAGCGCCAGATTCAATGGCAAGAATCTGATTGGGAGCCGTTGTTAAAAGGCTACCAAAGCTAACTAAATGATTGCTAGTCAAGAACGTGCTGTAAGGTATTATCCAACGCCCCTCGATTCTGCTCAACCACTTGATAAGCGGCTAAGCCTTTATCTTTACGTAACTTAGGTTGTGTGAACAGCTCTGTTAGCTGGCCTACAATTTCATTGCTGTTTTGGCAAATAGTGACAGCTTGAGCTTCAAGCAGTTTGTCGGTGATCTCGCTAAAATTAAAGTAGCTAGGGCCATTCAGTAAGGGTAGCTGTAGAGCTGCTGGTTCTAGCAGATTATGCCCCCCAACTTTATCTCCAACAAGGCTTCCACCCATAAAACAGACATCAGCGCCGCCGAGTAGTACCAACATTTCGCCCATGGTATCAGCGATATAGATTTCAACATCAGATGTTAATGCTTGCTGACTCGTTCGAGTGACGGTGTTGAAGCCGTGCTGCTTAGCGAGCTCTGTCACTTGGTTGAATCGCTCGGGGTGGCGAGGCACGATGATCAGTAGCGCATTCGGATTGTTTTTTGTAAGTTGCCTATGAGCATCTAAAACCACATCGTCTTCACCTTGGTGGGTGCTAGCCGCAATCCAGACATCGCGTTCAAAACCCACCTGCTCCCTTAATGCTTTGCCTTTTTCGACTTGTTCAGCAGAGACTTCAATATCAAACTTGATAGAGCCCGTCACATGTACTGATGACTTATCTAGTCCTAGTCTAACAAAACGCTCCGCATCACTAGGGTACTGGCAGAGTACCTGAGATAGTTTTTTAGCTAGAAGGTTAAATACAAGCTGGAATTTGGCGTAGCGCTGGCATGAACGTTCAGAAAGGCGAGCGTTGAGTACTGATATAGGAATCCCAGCTTTCGCGACGCAATGCAGCGTGTTTGGCCAAAGCTCTGTTTCCATAATCAACATCTGCTTTGGTTGTACTGATTTAAGGAAGCCTCGTACACACCAAGAAAAATCAATCGGCATGTAGCGATGTTCGACCAAATCACCCAGCTTGTTTATTTGCTCAGCACCTGTGCTGGTTGTCGTGGTAACGATGATGGCTTGATTTGGGGCTCGCTGCTTCAATTGCTTGATAATAGGTATCGCAGCAATAGATTCACCCACCGACACCGCATGAATCCAGATCGGGCTTTTACCTTGAACTTGTGGCGTGATACCGAAATGTTCTTTCCAGCGCTTGCCGAAACTTGGCTTTCCGGGTTTGCTCTTGTAAAGCCCATAGAGGAGCAGTGGAGAGACCAATGACAATATAAGAGTGTATATAAGTCGTATAAGCATAAGAACAGTGACACCAGAGGGTAAAATCAGTAATCAGAAGAGTATTTTCTTCAATCTCGAAAGTAAAGAGCGTTATAATTAAATGCTTAGTGACACTTTCAAACGGAAATGGTGAACTCTATCTCATCGCTTATTCAAACCGATCAATCCTATCGTTTTTTGCTCTATGTCGAGCAGAACTACTCATTTGCTATCCTTCGTCCATTTTATAACTACGCGAAGCAACTTGGCCATGACGTAAAGTGGTTGCTCGTTGGTGAGGATGCTTCTGAACATCTCTTATTAGAGCAAGAGCAGCGCGTGTCTTTGACAGAAGCTGTCGCCTATAATCCTTCTGCTGTTTTAGTACCCGGAGACCGCGTTCCTGCTTTCATTCCAGGGTTGAAGGTGCAAGTGTTTCACGGTTTGAATGAGAGTAAACGAGGGAACTTATATCCTGAGCGTGGTCTATTTGATTTGTATTGCACAGAAGGCCATGAAAGAAGCAACTCATTGGAGCCATTAGCTAAGCAGCGCGGCTACTTTCAAGTCAAAGAGACTGGTTGGTTGAAGCTAGATAGCTTGTTAAATTACCAAGCCAGTGACAAGCATTTTGAAAGACCTCAAATTCTATTCGCTTCCACTTTTTCGCCAAGTTTATCCTGTGCTGAATTGGTTTATGAAGAGCTTAAGCGCCTAAGCAAACTGAGCCAGTGGCAATGGTTAGTCACACTGCATCCTAAAATGAAGCAAGAGACACGAGAAAAATACCAGGCGTTGGAAGGGGACAACCTTCTGTTCTTCGACAATGATCGAGTGATTGAAATGCAGCATCGTGCTGATGTGATGGTATGTGACAACTCATCGATCTTTCAGGAGTTTTTGTTGCTCAATAAGCCGGTTGTTACGGTAAATAACCGAGCCCCTCAAGCGAGTTTCATCAATATTACCCAAGCCGAGCAGTTAGAATCCGCAATTCAACAAGCGATGCTACCGGATGAAGCAAGAGACAAAGCCATCGCTAATTATGGTCCGTCAATAACGCCATATTTGGACGGTCAATCCTCAGCGAGAGTTCTGAGTGCGATTACGGATGTGCTAGAAAGCGGTTGGCAGGATAAAAAACCAAAAAATTGGATTCGTAACTTTAAAATCCGTAAATCATTAAACTATTGGAAATTCTAGGGCTGAATAATGAGAAAACATACCCTGTCTGTCATTGTTATTACCAAGAATGAAGAAGACCGAATTGAAACTTGCCTAAAATCTGTGGTTGATATTGCCGATGAGCTAATTGTGTTAGACAGCGGATCAACGGACACAACCGTTGAGATATGCCAAAAATACACAGACAACGTGACCATCACCGATTGGCCGGGCTTTGGTAAGCAAAAGCAAAGAGCACTAGATAAAGCGACATGTGATTGGGTGTTATCAATCGATGCGGATGAAGCTTTAGACCCTGAAATGAGCAATGCTCTTGTTGAGTTATTAAAACAAGATCAAATCAAACATACCGCTTATAAACTTCCGTGGGGAGTAACGCTCTATGGAACAACACTTAAGTATGGCCGTAGTGCTCGTGCTGTGTTGAGACTCTTCAAAAGAGAGGGCTCTCGATATACCTTGGATGAAGTGCACGAAACCGTTGTGCCGGAACAAGGAGCGACGGGTACCCTGAAAGGATACTTACTCCACTACACCCATCGAGATTATGGGCACGGCTTAGATAAAGCGGCGCAATATGCTTGGCTTGGTTCTCAAAAATATCACCGTAAAGGTAAGAAATCACACGGCTTATTCCTTGCTCTACTTCGAGCGATGTGGACGTTCTTCCTTGTGTATATTATCCGTCGTGGTTTTATGGATGGCAGTGTCGGTTTCATTATGGCTATGACTTACGCTCAAGTGAATTTCAATAAATATGTCGGTTTGTGGATTCTTGAAAATCGCTCAGAAGACAGTTCAACAGACCAAGCTAAATAGGGACCGAGAGATGAAGATTTTAGTTTGTGCATCTTACTTACATGCATGGAACAGTTTGCGTCCAGAGGCTGCGATTTTTATCGAGCTAGCTCGTCAAGGGCATCAAGTGACGATCATGACTCAGGGAGAATCTGAGCACGTATCGAAGCTAGAAGAGCACGGCATCCGAGTTGTTGATGGCTATCCTAAACGTAAAATTTGTTTTGATACCATTAAAAAGATCCGTCATGAGTTAAAAACGCACAATTACGACATCTGCTATGCTTTTAACTCTAAGACAATCCCCAATGCAGCTTTTGCGTGTATTGGTTTTGACGTTAAGTTGGTTGTTTATCGAGGTACTACTGGCGGGCTATATCGACATGACCCAAGTGCTTATCTAACTCAGCTCCATCCTCGTGTAGATGGCATTGTGTGTGTGTCTGAAGCAGTGCGACAAGATGTAGTGAAGCGCGTTTGGAAGAACAAAGATAACGTTGTTACCATATACAAAGGGCATGAATTGGATTGGTACAAGGTACCACCAACTGAGCGTTCTGAATTTGGTTTGAGTGAAGAAGATGTTGTTGCGATTACCGCAGCGCACGTAAGGCCAAGTAAAGGTATTTCCGTTTTGCTCGAAGCGACCAAACACATTACGGCACCCAACTTCCACCTGATTTTAGCTGGGAGCGGTTATGAGCCTCACTTTGATGAGATGAAAGCGAGCCCGATGAGTGAGCGAATTCATTACATAGGCCACCGAACTGACATTCCTTCGATCATGTGTATGGCAGACTTTCAAGTTCAACCATCGATCAGCGGAGAAGGGCTACCACGCACCATTGTAGAAGCAATGGCCAATGGTACTACTTCTGTAGTCACGACTACTGGTGGAGCACCTGAACTCGTTGTGGATGGTGAAACGGGTTATATTGTCCCTACGGGAGACGCTAAAGCATTGGGTGAGGCTATGGACAAGCTCGCACAAGACAAGGCCAAGTGCACAGCCATGAGTGAAGCGGCTAAGAAGCGCCTAGATGAAAGCTTTAGTTCACGAGTGACAGTGAGAAAGCATTTGGAGTTTTTTGATAGATTGTTGAGTAGATAGCTATGAACTTGTATTTGTGTTCTACATTGCGGCACTTTCTATTTGCTTTACTGAAGTCATTAAAAGAATCTGAGCAAGAAAGTCGAATAATCGTTGTTACTGACCAGCAAGGTTTAGAGCCGGATAGTTTTGACTTATCTATTTTACCTAACACAATTACAGTTAAGTTTATAGGTAGAAAAAAGCTCCTTAAAGAAACATATAGCGGTGGTATTGGGTTTATTCATAAGCTTTTTGCTGTTGCTAATTGTCAGAGTGAATTTTTTAAGAAAAGAACAGTTAATAAATTATATGAAAGCAAGATACTGGCCGAGAGGCAGGTAAAAGGAAAAATACGTTTATTCTTATTTAATGATCGTAACCGTCTTTCAAGGTTAATGCGTTTAGCTTTTCCTTTTTATGAGGCGATAGAAGATGGTTTGTCGAATTATACCGGGACTGAGTTAAGTCTCATTGAACGCTTTCTTTCTAATAAAAAAGGTCGGCGCTATATTGGAGATGATAGACGTTGCAAGTTTATTCATTTATTACAGCCAGAACAGGCGCCTAGCCAGATAGCAAAAAAAGTACAACGTATAGAATTTATCGATTCTAATAACGTCAATAAATTTTTATATTCAATATTTAAATTGGATAATTCAAGCGTTGATGTTCCTGATGTGATCATTGCAACTCAACCTATATCTATATCCGGGATGAGTGATTCGGGATATGATATCAATGTTTATCGAAGTATGGTGGAGCACCTTGAAGCTAAAAACCTCACATATGCTTTTAAGGTACACCCTAGAGAAAATGAAGATAAGTACAAAAATGCATTTACAACTTCAACGTTTGTAAAAAGTAAAATTCCATTGGAGTTGTTAGTATTTTCTTCTTCAAGTGCACCAATAATCTT
Encoded here:
- a CDS encoding glycosyltransferase family 4 protein translates to MKILVCASYLHAWNSLRPEAAIFIELARQGHQVTIMTQGESEHVSKLEEHGIRVVDGYPKRKICFDTIKKIRHELKTHNYDICYAFNSKTIPNAAFACIGFDVKLVVYRGTTGGLYRHDPSAYLTQLHPRVDGIVCVSEAVRQDVVKRVWKNKDNVVTIYKGHELDWYKVPPTERSEFGLSEEDVVAITAAHVRPSKGISVLLEATKHITAPNFHLILAGSGYEPHFDEMKASPMSERIHYIGHRTDIPSIMCMADFQVQPSISGEGLPRTIVEAMANGTTSVVTTTGGAPELVVDGETGYIVPTGDAKALGEAMDKLAQDKAKCTAMSEAAKKRLDESFSSRVTVRKHLEFFDRLLSR
- a CDS encoding glycosyltransferase family 2 protein, whose amino-acid sequence is MRKHTLSVIVITKNEEDRIETCLKSVVDIADELIVLDSGSTDTTVEICQKYTDNVTITDWPGFGKQKQRALDKATCDWVLSIDADEALDPEMSNALVELLKQDQIKHTAYKLPWGVTLYGTTLKYGRSARAVLRLFKREGSRYTLDEVHETVVPEQGATGTLKGYLLHYTHRDYGHGLDKAAQYAWLGSQKYHRKGKKSHGLFLALLRAMWTFFLVYIIRRGFMDGSVGFIMAMTYAQVNFNKYVGLWILENRSEDSSTDQAK
- a CDS encoding UDP-N-acetylglucosamine 2-epimerase, translated to MQTDQSYRFLLYVEQNYSFAILRPFYNYAKQLGHDVKWLLVGEDASEHLLLEQEQRVSLTEAVAYNPSAVLVPGDRVPAFIPGLKVQVFHGLNESKRGNLYPERGLFDLYCTEGHERSNSLEPLAKQRGYFQVKETGWLKLDSLLNYQASDKHFERPQILFASTFSPSLSCAELVYEELKRLSKLSQWQWLVTLHPKMKQETREKYQALEGDNLLFFDNDRVIEMQHRADVMVCDNSSIFQEFLLLNKPVVTVNNRAPQASFINITQAEQLESAIQQAMLPDEARDKAIANYGPSITPYLDGQSSARVLSAITDVLESGWQDKKPKNWIRNFKIRKSLNYWKF
- a CDS encoding glycosyltransferase family 52 → MNLYLCSTLRHFLFALLKSLKESEQESRIIVVTDQQGLEPDSFDLSILPNTITVKFIGRKKLLKETYSGGIGFIHKLFAVANCQSEFFKKRTVNKLYESKILAERQVKGKIRLFLFNDRNRLSRLMRLAFPFYEAIEDGLSNYTGTELSLIERFLSNKKGRRYIGDDRRCKFIHLLQPEQAPSQIAKKVQRIEFIDSNNVNKFLYSIFKLDNSSVDVPDVIIATQPISISGMSDSGYDINVYRSMVEHLEAKNLTYAFKVHPRENEDKYKNAFTTSTFVKSKIPLELLVFSSSSAPIILSVYSSAGMGFEGFCRRVTLITDDEAEIQADIYNKWKQSLLDLNKRLEAIF